Proteins encoded in a region of the Burkholderia ubonensis subsp. mesacidophila genome:
- a CDS encoding ABC transporter permease produces MDFGFDPNRIANASAWRVLPNRWDFIAFPLIICVIAMAVVGFHETMAPITTLNTQKISLDPSNLPEYALRTTLRMLAAMVASLAFTLVYGTLAAKSRRAGMVLVPILDILQSVPVLGYISFTVTFFLALFPSRVLGAELAAIFAIFTSQAWNMTFSFYQSLRTVPRDLDEVSRGFHLTSWQRFWKLEVPFSMPGLIWNMMMSMSGGWFFVVASEAITVGNHTITLPGIGAYLAQAIGDKNLGAIGWVILAMTVVILAYDQLLFRPLVAWADKFRMETTSSGNAPESWLLDLVRRTRLIHKLLVPAGWFFAKAARIPLRLPLSGAVRFTLPRVEKKASFAVDIAWAILVLLGTAYVVWRVFSFVATGVTMADVGHVFTLGLITLLRVIVLIAIASVIWVPIGVWIGLRPALAEKMQPLAQFLAAFPANLLFPAFVIVIAHFHLNADIWLSPLIVLGTQWYILFNVIAGATSYPNDYREAATNFRIRGWQWWRQAILPGIFPYYVTGAITASGGAWNASIVSEAVQWGDTKIEAHGLGAYIAQTTAAGDFPKIILGIAVMSLFVTLFNRLLWRPLYAFAESKLRLD; encoded by the coding sequence ATGGATTTCGGATTCGATCCAAACCGGATCGCCAATGCATCGGCATGGCGCGTCCTGCCGAACCGCTGGGATTTCATTGCCTTTCCGCTGATCATCTGCGTGATCGCGATGGCGGTGGTCGGGTTCCATGAAACGATGGCGCCGATCACGACCCTCAATACGCAGAAGATCTCGCTGGATCCGTCGAACCTGCCCGAATACGCGCTGCGCACGACGCTGCGGATGCTCGCGGCGATGGTCGCGTCGCTCGCGTTCACGCTCGTGTACGGCACGCTCGCGGCGAAGAGCCGCCGCGCCGGCATGGTGCTCGTGCCGATCCTCGACATCCTGCAGTCGGTGCCGGTGCTCGGCTATATCTCGTTTACGGTGACGTTCTTCCTCGCGCTGTTCCCGAGCCGCGTGCTCGGCGCCGAGCTGGCCGCGATCTTCGCGATCTTCACGAGCCAGGCGTGGAACATGACGTTCAGCTTCTACCAGTCGCTGCGCACGGTGCCGCGCGATCTCGACGAAGTGTCGCGCGGCTTCCACCTGACGTCCTGGCAGCGGTTCTGGAAGCTCGAGGTGCCGTTCTCGATGCCGGGCCTGATCTGGAACATGATGATGTCGATGTCGGGCGGCTGGTTCTTCGTCGTCGCGTCGGAGGCGATCACCGTCGGCAACCACACGATCACGCTGCCGGGCATCGGCGCGTATCTCGCCCAGGCGATCGGCGACAAGAACCTCGGCGCGATCGGCTGGGTGATCCTCGCGATGACCGTCGTGATCCTCGCGTACGACCAGCTGCTGTTCCGCCCGCTCGTCGCGTGGGCCGACAAGTTCCGGATGGAAACCACGAGCTCCGGCAACGCGCCCGAGTCGTGGCTGCTCGACCTCGTGCGCCGCACGCGCCTGATCCACAAGCTGCTCGTGCCGGCCGGCTGGTTCTTCGCGAAGGCCGCGCGCATCCCGTTGCGCCTGCCGCTGTCCGGCGCGGTGCGCTTCACGCTGCCGCGCGTCGAGAAGAAGGCGTCGTTCGCCGTCGACATCGCCTGGGCGATCCTCGTGCTGCTCGGCACGGCCTACGTGGTCTGGCGCGTGTTCAGCTTCGTGGCGACCGGGGTGACGATGGCCGACGTCGGCCACGTCTTCACGCTGGGGCTCATCACGCTGCTGCGTGTGATCGTGCTGATCGCGATCGCGTCGGTGATCTGGGTGCCGATCGGCGTGTGGATCGGCCTGCGCCCGGCGCTTGCCGAAAAGATGCAGCCGCTCGCGCAGTTCCTGGCCGCATTCCCGGCGAACCTGCTGTTCCCGGCGTTCGTGATCGTGATCGCGCATTTCCACCTGAACGCGGACATCTGGCTGTCGCCGCTGATCGTGCTCGGTACCCAGTGGTATATCCTGTTCAACGTGATTGCCGGCGCGACGTCCTATCCGAACGACTACCGCGAGGCGGCGACGAACTTCCGCATCCGCGGCTGGCAGTGGTGGCGCCAGGCGATCCTGCCGGGCATCTTCCCGTATTACGTGACGGGCGCGATCACCGCATCGGGCGGCGCATGGAACGCGAGCATCGTGTCGGAAGCCGTGCAGTGGGGCGACACCAAGATCGAGGCGCACGGCCTCGGCGCGTATATCGCCCAGACGACGGCCGCCGGCGATTTCCCGAAGATCATCCTGGGCATCGCGGTGATGTCCCTGTTCGTGACCCTGTTCAACCGCCTGCTGTGGCGCCCGCTGTATGCGTTTGCCGAATCGAAGCTGCGACTTGACTGA
- a CDS encoding ATP-binding protein, producing MRKPIDSLFGRLALLVVGVLLLSHFAWYFAMRLERNQMQTRYAVEEASFLVDAVRQHVARTPDQPLPSRVRLVPPDSPDVPQGHTGLPPALKRFRDDVSDRMPAGTRVEIGVPGHPPVLWVKEPADRNWIVVPVQPLRPPRSLDRMLIWLGTIFSAGVVAALFAAWQLQQPLRSLARAVARFGRGQPVPPLRERGPRELRQLTHGFNQMVEQVSRAENDRAVMLAGVAHDLRTPLARMRLRAEMMDDARLRDGVVRDVDSMSHIVDQFLVFAHGGNDRSEPVPVDQACERIARTYRAVAPNAPTVQTRLAADPGFRLPTATLDRILSNLLDNAHAYGAPPVVVETERTVTGYVLAVSDHGGGIAPRDLAAATRPFVRLDPARGGNGHSGLGLAIVERLVLRLGGTCEIGNRPEGGLRVAMQFPFDTVPKAEAHAQAA from the coding sequence ATGCGCAAACCCATTGATTCGCTGTTCGGCCGGCTGGCGCTGCTCGTCGTCGGCGTGCTGCTCCTGTCGCACTTCGCGTGGTACTTCGCGATGCGGCTCGAGCGCAACCAGATGCAGACGCGCTATGCGGTCGAGGAAGCGTCGTTCCTGGTCGATGCGGTGCGCCAGCACGTCGCCCGCACGCCGGACCAGCCGCTGCCGTCGCGCGTGCGGCTCGTCCCGCCCGACAGCCCCGACGTGCCGCAGGGGCACACCGGCCTGCCGCCGGCGCTCAAGCGTTTCCGCGACGACGTGAGCGACCGCATGCCGGCCGGCACGCGCGTCGAGATCGGCGTGCCGGGCCATCCGCCCGTGCTGTGGGTCAAGGAGCCGGCCGACCGCAACTGGATCGTCGTGCCGGTGCAGCCGCTGCGGCCGCCGCGCTCGCTGGACCGGATGCTGATCTGGCTCGGGACGATCTTCTCCGCGGGCGTGGTCGCCGCGCTGTTCGCGGCCTGGCAGCTGCAGCAGCCGCTGCGTTCGCTCGCGCGCGCGGTCGCCCGCTTCGGCCGCGGCCAGCCGGTGCCGCCGCTGCGCGAGCGCGGCCCGCGCGAGCTGCGCCAGCTCACGCACGGCTTCAATCAGATGGTGGAACAGGTGTCGCGCGCGGAGAACGACCGCGCGGTGATGCTGGCCGGCGTCGCGCACGACCTGCGCACGCCCCTCGCGCGGATGCGCCTGCGCGCCGAGATGATGGACGACGCGCGGCTGCGCGACGGCGTCGTGCGCGATGTCGACTCGATGTCGCATATCGTCGACCAGTTCCTCGTGTTCGCGCACGGCGGCAACGACCGCAGCGAGCCGGTGCCGGTCGACCAGGCCTGCGAGCGGATCGCGCGCACCTATCGCGCGGTCGCGCCGAACGCGCCGACGGTCCAGACCCGGCTCGCCGCGGATCCGGGCTTCCGCCTGCCGACCGCGACGCTCGACCGGATCCTGTCGAACCTGCTCGACAACGCGCATGCGTACGGCGCGCCGCCCGTGGTCGTCGAAACCGAGCGCACCGTGACCGGCTACGTGCTGGCGGTGAGTGACCACGGCGGCGGCATCGCACCGCGCGATCTCGCGGCCGCGACGCGGCCGTTCGTCCGGCTCGACCCCGCACGCGGCGGCAACGGGCACAGCGGCCTCGGGCTCGCGATCGTCGAGCGGCTGGTGCTGCGGCTGGGCGGGACCTGCGAGATCGGCAACCGGCCGGAAGGCGGCCTGCGCGTCGCGATGCAGTTCCCGTTCGACACGGTGCCGAAGGCCGAAGCGCACGCGCAGGCGGCGTGA
- a CDS encoding response regulator, with protein MTTQILIVDDDQELRDLLRDYLVRQGMEVSVLHDAATLEKRLERERPDLIVLDLMMPGVDGLTALRQLRAAGDDIPVIMLTARADDVDRIVGLELGADDYLGKPFNPRELLARVQAVLRRRRATPSAAAPEQREPYAFGRFLLDFQARTLSVDGKPAALSSSEFALLKIFVNHALRTLTRERLLELLHGPEYDGTDRGIDVQVWRLRRILESDPSSPRFIQTVRGRGYVFVPDGEAHAQTH; from the coding sequence ATGACTACCCAGATCCTCATCGTCGACGACGACCAAGAATTGCGCGACCTGCTGCGCGACTACCTCGTACGCCAGGGCATGGAAGTGTCCGTGCTGCACGACGCGGCGACGCTCGAGAAGCGCCTCGAGCGCGAGCGCCCCGACCTGATCGTGCTGGACCTGATGATGCCGGGCGTGGACGGCCTCACCGCGCTGCGGCAGCTGCGCGCGGCCGGCGACGACATCCCCGTGATCATGCTGACCGCGCGCGCCGACGACGTCGACCGCATCGTCGGGCTCGAGCTCGGCGCCGACGACTACCTCGGCAAGCCGTTCAACCCGCGCGAGCTGCTCGCGCGCGTGCAGGCGGTGCTGCGGCGTCGCCGCGCGACGCCGTCGGCCGCGGCGCCCGAACAGCGCGAGCCTTATGCGTTCGGCCGCTTCCTGCTCGATTTCCAGGCGCGCACGCTGTCGGTCGACGGCAAGCCGGCCGCGCTGTCGAGCAGCGAGTTCGCGCTGCTGAAGATCTTCGTCAACCACGCGCTGCGCACGCTCACGCGCGAACGGCTGCTCGAGCTGCTGCACGGGCCGGAATACGACGGCACCGACCGCGGCATCGACGTCCAGGTGTGGCGCCTGCGCCGTATTCTCGAGTCGGATCCGTCGTCGCCGCGCTTCATCCAGACGGTGCGAGGGCGCGGCTACGTGTTCGTGCCCGACGGCGAGGCCCATGCGCAAACCCATTGA
- a CDS encoding double-stranded DNA-specific endonuclease, translating to MAGNLVIVCRDQDADAFYELMQEYGSFQTRLSSTAWYLNMNIVPESLQDEILERLGRYTTVYIFEATSVTYNTIDSNAAETLGSLFGE from the coding sequence ATGGCAGGAAACTTGGTGATCGTCTGCCGCGATCAGGATGCCGATGCGTTCTACGAGCTGATGCAGGAGTACGGTTCGTTCCAGACGCGGCTGTCGTCGACGGCCTGGTACCTGAACATGAACATCGTGCCGGAATCGCTGCAGGATGAGATCCTCGAGCGCCTCGGCCGGTACACGACCGTGTATATCTTCGAAGCCACCAGCGTGACCTACAACACGATCGACAGCAACGCCGCCGAGACGCTCGGCTCGCTGTTCGGCGAATGA
- a CDS encoding ABC transporter ATP-binding protein encodes MNSQTQKLFVDDLHKRYGSNEVLKGVSLKANAGDVISVIGSSGSGKSTMLRCINFLEQPNAGRIFVDGEEVRTALDKTGALRAAEPKQLQRVRTKLSMVFQHFNLWSHMNVLENVIEAPVNVLKLNKRDAEERAREYLEKVGLPPRVEKQYPSHLSGGQQQRVAIARALAMHPDVMLFDEPTSALDPELVGEVLKVMQKLAEEGRTMVVVTHEMGFARNVSNHVMFLHQGRVEEEGVPAEVFANPKSERLRQFLSGSLK; translated from the coding sequence ATGAACTCCCAGACTCAGAAGCTTTTCGTCGACGATCTCCACAAGCGGTACGGCAGCAACGAAGTGCTCAAGGGCGTGTCGCTGAAGGCGAACGCGGGCGACGTGATCAGCGTGATCGGCTCGTCCGGCTCCGGCAAGAGCACGATGCTCCGCTGCATCAACTTCCTCGAGCAGCCGAACGCGGGCCGCATCTTCGTCGACGGCGAGGAAGTGCGCACCGCGCTCGACAAGACGGGCGCGCTGCGCGCCGCCGAGCCGAAGCAGCTGCAGCGCGTGCGCACCAAGCTCTCGATGGTGTTCCAGCACTTCAACCTGTGGTCGCACATGAACGTGCTGGAGAACGTGATCGAAGCGCCGGTCAACGTGCTGAAGCTGAACAAGCGCGACGCCGAGGAGCGCGCGCGCGAGTACCTGGAGAAGGTCGGGCTGCCGCCGCGGGTCGAGAAGCAGTATCCGTCGCACCTGTCCGGCGGCCAGCAGCAGCGCGTCGCGATCGCACGCGCGCTGGCGATGCATCCGGACGTGATGCTGTTCGACGAGCCGACCTCCGCGCTCGACCCCGAACTCGTCGGCGAAGTGCTGAAGGTGATGCAGAAGCTGGCCGAGGAAGGCCGGACGATGGTCGTCGTCACCCACGAGATGGGTTTCGCGCGCAACGTGTCGAACCACGTGATGTTCCTGCACCAGGGGCGCGTCGAGGAAGAAGGCGTGCCCGCCGAGGTCTTCGCGAACCCGAAGAGCGAGCGCCTGCGCCAGTTCCTGTCGGGCAGCCTCAAGTAA
- a CDS encoding ABC transporter ATP-binding protein produces the protein MHNPNAVNAPVQTQPAPPKLGDEILRVDDVSRGFNKNQGELLVLDGANLSLREGEIVGLLGRSGSGKSTLLRIIAGLIEPTGGEVSYLGKPLRGPAEGVAMVFQTFALFPWLTVLQNVEAGLEALGVGARERRERALAAIDLIGLDGFENAYPRELSGGMRQRVGFARALVVDPTILLMDEPFSALDVLTAETLRTDLLDLWTQGRMPIKSVLIVTHNIEEAVFMCDRILVLSSNPGRVIAEIKVPFKHPRNRLDPAFRRLVDDIYAKMTARQIGEATKKGLEPGSWLPQVSTNLMAGLIETLAAPPYHGRADMPEIARTLHLEVDDLFPIAEVLQYLGFADVREGDVFLTPPGRVFAEFGTQERKLMFADHLLKHVPLAARIKKVLNERPGHRAPRVRFEQELEDFLSDGAAEETLDAVIDWGRYGEIFSYNDQTEIFSLEDVES, from the coding sequence ATGCACAATCCGAATGCTGTAAACGCCCCCGTTCAGACGCAGCCGGCGCCGCCGAAGCTCGGTGACGAGATCCTGCGCGTCGACGACGTCAGCCGCGGCTTCAACAAGAACCAGGGCGAACTGCTCGTGCTCGACGGCGCGAACCTGTCGCTGCGCGAAGGCGAGATCGTCGGGCTGCTCGGCCGCTCCGGCTCGGGCAAGTCGACCCTGCTGCGCATCATCGCCGGCCTGATCGAGCCGACGGGCGGCGAGGTCAGCTACCTCGGCAAGCCGCTGCGCGGCCCGGCCGAAGGCGTTGCGATGGTGTTCCAGACCTTCGCGCTGTTTCCGTGGCTCACCGTGCTGCAGAACGTGGAAGCGGGCCTCGAGGCGCTCGGCGTCGGCGCGCGCGAGCGGCGCGAGCGCGCGCTCGCGGCGATCGACCTGATCGGTCTCGACGGCTTCGAGAACGCGTATCCGCGCGAGCTGTCGGGCGGGATGCGCCAGCGCGTCGGCTTCGCGCGCGCGCTCGTCGTCGACCCGACGATCCTGCTGATGGACGAGCCGTTTTCGGCGCTCGACGTGCTGACCGCCGAGACGCTGCGTACCGATCTGCTGGATCTGTGGACGCAGGGCCGCATGCCGATCAAGTCGGTGCTGATCGTCACGCACAACATCGAGGAAGCGGTGTTCATGTGCGACCGGATCCTCGTGCTGTCGTCGAACCCGGGCCGCGTGATCGCCGAGATCAAGGTGCCGTTCAAGCACCCGCGCAACCGTCTCGACCCGGCGTTCCGCCGGCTGGTCGACGACATCTACGCGAAGATGACGGCCCGCCAGATCGGCGAGGCGACGAAGAAGGGGCTCGAGCCCGGCAGCTGGCTGCCGCAGGTGTCGACCAACCTGATGGCCGGCCTGATCGAGACGCTCGCCGCGCCGCCGTACCACGGCCGCGCGGACATGCCGGAAATCGCGCGCACGCTGCATCTGGAGGTCGACGACCTGTTCCCGATCGCCGAAGTGCTGCAATACCTCGGCTTTGCCGACGTGCGGGAAGGGGACGTGTTCCTGACGCCGCCGGGGCGCGTGTTCGCCGAGTTCGGCACGCAGGAGCGCAAGCTGATGTTCGCCGACCACCTGCTGAAGCACGTGCCGCTCGCGGCGCGGATCAAGAAAGTGCTCAACGAGCGGCCGGGCCATCGCGCGCCGCGCGTGCGCTTCGAGCAGGAGCTGGAAGACTTCCTGTCCGACGGCGCCGCGGAAGAGACGCTCGACGCGGTGATCGACTGGGGCCGTTACGGCGAGATCTTCTCGTATAACGACCAGACCGAGATTTTCAGTCTCGAGGACGTCGAGTCCTGA
- a CDS encoding ABC transporter permease: protein MIDLIQEYWRNYLYTDGYRLTGVAITLWLLVVSIGLGFCLSVPLAVARVSRKKWLSGAVWLYTYVFRGTPLYVQLLLCYTGLYSLQAVRGTPMLDAFFREGMNCTLLAFTLNTCAYTTEIFAGAIKATSYGEIEAARAYGMSTFTMYRRVILPSALRRALPLYSNEVILMLHATTVAFTATVPDILKIARDVNSATYMSFHAFGIAALLYLVISFTLVWLFRQAERRWLAYLRPQGK, encoded by the coding sequence ATGATCGACCTCATCCAAGAATACTGGCGCAACTATCTCTACACCGACGGCTACCGCCTCACCGGCGTGGCGATCACGCTGTGGCTGCTCGTCGTGTCGATCGGGCTCGGCTTCTGCCTGTCGGTGCCGCTCGCGGTCGCGCGCGTGTCGAGGAAGAAATGGCTGTCGGGCGCGGTGTGGCTCTACACGTACGTGTTCCGCGGCACGCCGCTCTACGTGCAGCTGCTGCTCTGCTACACGGGCCTCTACAGCCTGCAGGCCGTGCGCGGCACGCCGATGCTCGACGCGTTCTTCCGCGAAGGGATGAACTGCACGCTGCTCGCGTTCACGCTGAACACCTGCGCGTACACCACCGAGATCTTCGCGGGCGCGATCAAGGCCACCTCCTACGGCGAGATCGAGGCCGCGCGCGCGTACGGGATGTCGACCTTCACGATGTACCGCCGCGTGATCCTGCCGTCGGCGCTGCGCCGCGCGCTGCCGCTGTACAGCAACGAGGTGATCCTGATGCTGCACGCGACGACGGTCGCGTTCACGGCGACGGTGCCGGACATCCTGAAGATCGCCCGCGACGTCAACTCGGCGACCTACATGTCGTTCCACGCGTTCGGCATCGCCGCACTGCTCTATCTCGTGATCTCGTTCACGCTGGTCTGGCTGTTCCGCCAGGCCGAGCGCCGCTGGCTCGCATATCTGCGCCCGCAGGGCAAGTAA
- a CDS encoding ABC transporter substrate-binding protein, producing MKKAALCAALALVAGSAFAKEWKTVRIGVDASYPPFESTAPSGEIVGFDVDLTKEICKRINVKCVWVAQDLDGIIPALKAKKYDVIVSSLTVTDKRREQIDFSDKVYDAPARMIAKTGSPLLPTIASLKGKRVGVEQGSTQETYAKAYWEPQGVTVIPYQNQDQVYADLGSGRLDATLQDELQADYGFLRTPRGKGFAFAGPEVKDPKTIGDGTAIGLRKEDTDLKLKINKALADMHKDGTYDRLSHKYFAFSVYSAR from the coding sequence ATGAAGAAGGCCGCCCTGTGCGCCGCCCTCGCCCTCGTGGCGGGCAGCGCCTTCGCGAAGGAGTGGAAGACCGTACGGATCGGCGTCGACGCCAGCTACCCGCCGTTCGAGTCGACCGCGCCGAGCGGCGAGATCGTCGGTTTCGACGTCGATCTCACCAAGGAAATCTGCAAGCGGATCAACGTCAAATGCGTGTGGGTGGCGCAGGATCTCGACGGGATCATCCCGGCGCTGAAGGCGAAGAAATACGACGTGATCGTGTCGTCGCTGACCGTGACGGACAAGCGCCGCGAGCAGATCGACTTCTCCGACAAGGTGTACGACGCGCCGGCGCGGATGATCGCGAAGACCGGCTCGCCGCTGCTGCCGACGATCGCGTCGCTGAAGGGCAAGCGCGTCGGCGTCGAGCAGGGTTCGACCCAGGAGACCTACGCGAAGGCGTACTGGGAGCCGCAGGGCGTGACCGTCATTCCGTACCAGAACCAGGACCAGGTCTACGCCGACCTCGGCTCGGGCCGCCTCGACGCGACGCTGCAGGACGAGCTGCAGGCCGACTACGGCTTTCTGCGCACGCCGCGCGGCAAGGGCTTCGCGTTCGCGGGGCCGGAAGTGAAGGATCCGAAGACGATCGGCGACGGCACCGCGATCGGCCTGCGCAAGGAGGACACCGACCTGAAACTGAAGATCAACAAGGCGCTGGCCGACATGCACAAGGACGGCACGTACGACCGCCTGTCGCACAAGTATTTCGCGTTCAGCGTCTACTCGGCGCGCTGA
- a CDS encoding ABC transporter permease — protein MFLQGYGPLILAGTWQTVKLAVLSLALSFLLGLLGAGAKLSRNRVTNGVGTVYTTLIRGVPDLVLMLLLFYSLQIWLNQLTDLAGWDQIDIDPFLAGVLVLGFIYGAYFTETFRGAFLSVPRGQLEAGSAYGMTNWQVFTRIMFPQMMRFALPGIGNNWQVLVKSTALVSIIGLADVVKASQDAGKGTLRFFFFTLIAGAIYLAITTISNFVLMWLEKRYSTGVRKADL, from the coding sequence ATGTTTCTTCAAGGTTACGGCCCGCTGATCCTCGCAGGCACCTGGCAAACCGTCAAACTGGCGGTGCTCTCGCTCGCGCTGTCGTTCCTGCTGGGTCTCCTCGGCGCGGGCGCCAAGCTGTCCCGCAATCGCGTCACGAACGGCGTCGGCACCGTCTACACGACGCTGATCCGCGGCGTGCCCGACCTCGTGCTGATGCTGCTGCTGTTCTACAGCCTGCAGATCTGGCTGAACCAGCTGACCGACCTCGCGGGCTGGGACCAGATCGACATCGATCCGTTCCTCGCCGGCGTGCTTGTGCTCGGCTTCATCTACGGCGCGTATTTCACCGAGACGTTCCGCGGCGCGTTCCTGTCGGTGCCGCGCGGCCAGCTCGAGGCCGGCAGCGCGTACGGGATGACGAACTGGCAGGTGTTCACGCGCATCATGTTCCCGCAGATGATGCGCTTCGCGCTGCCGGGCATCGGCAACAACTGGCAGGTGCTCGTGAAATCGACGGCGCTCGTGTCGATCATCGGCCTCGCCGACGTGGTCAAGGCGTCGCAGGATGCCGGCAAGGGCACGCTGCGGTTCTTCTTCTTCACGCTGATCGCGGGAGCGATCTACCTGGCCATCACGACGATTTCGAACTTCGTGCTGATGTGGCTTGAAAAGCGCTATTCGACCGGCGTCCGCAAGGCAGACCTATGA
- a CDS encoding pirin family protein has translation MFQILRAADRGYANHGWLESRHSIPIAGVGGDTHPSFGPLRVLNDDWIAPTRGFGMHPHRDMEIVTYVLEGALAHRDSMGNGSIVRPGDVQRMSAGTGVVHSETNASRDRPLHLLQIWLLPTERGGRPGYEERRFGEGEKRGRLRLIASPDGQDGSVSMRADARIHAGLFDGGEATVFDVPAGRRVYVHVARGALEVNGEPLESGDGVRIGGVASVALAHGRDAEVLLFDLA, from the coding sequence ATGTTCCAGATCCTCCGCGCCGCCGACCGAGGCTATGCCAACCACGGCTGGCTCGAGTCCCGCCACAGCATCCCGATCGCCGGTGTTGGCGGCGACACGCATCCGTCGTTCGGCCCGCTGCGCGTGCTGAACGACGATTGGATCGCGCCGACGCGCGGCTTCGGCATGCATCCTCACCGCGACATGGAGATCGTCACCTACGTGCTGGAAGGCGCGCTCGCGCACCGCGACAGCATGGGCAACGGGTCGATCGTCCGGCCCGGGGACGTGCAGAGGATGAGTGCCGGCACGGGGGTTGTCCACAGCGAAACCAACGCGTCGCGCGACCGGCCGCTGCATCTGCTGCAGATCTGGCTGCTGCCGACCGAGCGGGGCGGCCGGCCGGGCTACGAGGAACGGCGCTTCGGCGAGGGCGAGAAGCGCGGCCGGCTGCGGCTCATCGCGTCGCCGGACGGGCAGGACGGCTCGGTGTCGATGCGCGCGGACGCGCGGATCCATGCGGGGCTGTTCGATGGCGGCGAAGCGACGGTGTTCGACGTGCCGGCGGGGCGCCGGGTGTACGTGCACGTCGCACGCGGCGCGCTGGAGGTCAACGGCGAGCCGCTGGAGAGCGGCGACGGCGTGCGGATCGGCGGGGTGGCGTCGGTCGCGCTGGCGCACGGCCGGGACGCCGAGGTGCTGCTGTTCGATCTCGCCTGA
- a CDS encoding periplasmic heavy metal sensor yields MYKKTSRVAIAAATMLALAFGAAHAAPPADAPPGGPGMHQMHGHDGGPFGAILRLHDQLKLTAAQEQQWQTAVNTMKQNRDAMRTSHEQMREQFKAQQNQPILDLNAMHAARQQAEQQNAQLREQTSAAWLAFYNGLNDQQKTTVSTAIKQQYARMEQRHEKMKERWEQHRQAGKPASAPAQ; encoded by the coding sequence ATGTATAAGAAGACGTCCCGGGTGGCCATTGCGGCCGCCACCATGCTCGCCCTCGCCTTCGGCGCCGCGCACGCGGCGCCCCCGGCCGACGCGCCGCCGGGCGGCCCGGGCATGCACCAGATGCACGGCCACGACGGCGGCCCGTTCGGCGCGATCCTGCGCCTGCACGACCAGCTGAAGCTCACTGCCGCGCAGGAGCAGCAGTGGCAGACCGCGGTCAACACGATGAAGCAGAACCGCGACGCGATGCGCACGAGCCACGAGCAGATGCGCGAGCAGTTCAAGGCGCAGCAGAACCAGCCGATCCTCGACCTGAACGCGATGCATGCCGCGCGCCAGCAGGCCGAGCAGCAGAACGCGCAGCTGCGCGAGCAGACGTCGGCCGCGTGGCTCGCGTTCTACAACGGGCTGAACGACCAGCAGAAAACGACGGTCAGCACGGCGATCAAGCAGCAGTACGCGCGGATGGAGCAGCGCCACGAGAAGATGAAGGAGCGCTGGGAACAGCACCGCCAGGCGGGCAAGCCCGCTTCAGCGCCGGCGCAGTAA
- a CDS encoding GNAT family N-acetyltransferase, protein MHIDIRSATVADVPVILRFISELAIYEKAEDQVVATVASLERSLFGDASPARALICEVDGEPAGFAVYFFSYSTWLARQGLYLEDLYVPPRFRGAGAGLRLLKALARIAVDAGCGRFEWSVLDWNEPAIRFYESVGAQPQSEWVRYRLAGDALRAFADAAPVDAAPSGRA, encoded by the coding sequence GTGCATATCGACATCCGTTCCGCCACCGTCGCCGACGTGCCGGTGATCCTGCGCTTCATTTCCGAGCTGGCGATCTACGAGAAGGCCGAGGACCAGGTGGTCGCGACCGTCGCGTCGCTCGAGCGCAGCCTGTTCGGCGACGCGTCGCCGGCGCGCGCGCTGATCTGCGAGGTCGACGGCGAGCCGGCGGGCTTTGCCGTGTACTTCTTTTCGTATTCGACGTGGCTCGCCCGGCAGGGGCTGTATCTCGAGGACCTGTACGTGCCGCCGCGCTTTCGCGGCGCGGGCGCCGGCCTGCGCCTGCTGAAGGCCCTCGCGCGGATCGCGGTCGATGCCGGCTGCGGCCGCTTCGAGTGGAGCGTGCTCGACTGGAACGAACCGGCGATCCGTTTCTACGAGAGCGTCGGCGCGCAGCCGCAGAGCGAGTGGGTGCGCTACCGGCTCGCGGGCGACGCGCTGCGCGCTTTCGCCGATGCGGCGCCGGTGGACGCCGCGCCGTCCGGCCGCGCGTAA